The following proteins are co-located in the Armigeres subalbatus isolate Guangzhou_Male unplaced genomic scaffold, GZ_Asu_2 Contig1099, whole genome shotgun sequence genome:
- the LOC134202220 gene encoding N-acetylgalactosaminyltransferase 4-like yields the protein MGKVARPFRQYKHAALRKFRQATIRGCIKFICVLLFVLIALVLIIHKERELPRLKKVLYQRYHRNEPFFNGSPRNVDRVRVDWHDYAYMKQEAKREGPGEHGKPFKLQKLEDIQLDKKLFKENGYSAVISDMIALNRSVPDIRHPLCRKKLYLKDLPTVSVIVIFYNEHFSTLLRTVYSVLNRSPPQLLKEIVLINDHSTKEFLWKQLDDFVQSKLAPKVKLINLPERSGLIKARLAGAKAATGDVIIVLDSHTEVNVNWLPPLIEPIAEDYRTCVCPFIDGIVYDTFEYRGQGEGRRGAFDWKFLYKQLPLRPGDQLDPTEPFSSPIMAGGLFAISAKFFWEIGGYDEELDIWGGEQYELSFKIWQCGGKMVDAPCSRVGHVYRGYAPFPNPRGKNFVIRNFKRVAEVWMDEYKQFLYERNPEFDKTDAGDLTERKALREKLQCKPFRWFLEEVAPDILLKYPTRDPSPFASGTVRSLANPKLCLDSINHGEKEPVGLFECAANKTHPQQNQRLILSYFRDIRIASVDKCLDAEGIGAEVIMYNCHESQGNQLFKYDIENQAIIHGMPEWNQCLDLVGRKVIISVCDHRKKTQRWEWGFVNETNLNNWKSYGSELLP from the exons tTCCGGCAAGCCACCATTAGAGGATGTATTAAATTCATATGTGTGCTCTTATTTGTGCTTATTGCGTTGGTGCTCATCATACATAAGGAGCGGGAGCTACCCAGATTGAAAAAAGTTCTCTACCAACGTTACCATCGAAATGAACCATTCTTCAACGGTAGCCCGCGAAACGTGGACCGGGTTCGAGTCGACTGGCATGACTATGCGTACATGAAGCAAGAAGCGAAAAGAGAAGGCCCGGGAGAGCATGGGAAACCTTTCAAGTTGCAAAAACTGGAAGACATCCAGCTggacaagaaattgttcaaagagAATGGTTATTCAGCGGTGATTAGCGACATGATTGCTCTGAACCGCTCGGTGCCAGACATCAGACATCCACT ATGTCGCAAAAAACTATACCTCAAAGATTTACCAACAGTCAGCGTGATTGTTATTTTCTACAATGAGCACTTCAGCACGTTGCTGCGTACTGTTTACAGTGTGCTTAATCGGTCTCCGCCCCAGCTACTGAAGGAAATCGTTTTGATTAACGATCACAGCACGAAGGAGTTTTTGTGGAAACAGTTGGATGACTTCGTACAGAGCAAATTGGCACCAAAGGTGAAGCTGATCAATTTGCCCGAACGATCTGGGTTGATCAAAGCACGGTTGGCCGGGGCGAAGGCCGCCACTGGAGATGTGATTATCGTACTGGACTCGCACACCGAGGTCAATGTGAACTGGCTTCCTCCTTTAATcg AACCAATTGCCGAGGATTATCGAACGTGCGTTTGTCCGTTTATCGACGGTATAGTCTATGACACTTTTGAATATCGTGGTCAAGGCGAAGGAAGGCGGGGAGCCTTTGATTGGAAGTTTTTGTACAAGCAATTGCCTCTACGACCCGGCGATCAGCTGGATCCAACAGAGCCCTTTTCAAGCCCCATCATGGCTGGAGGATTGTTTGCGATCAGTGCAAAGTTTTTCTGGGAGATCGGCGGATATGATGAAGAGCTGGACATTTGGGGTGGAGAGCAGTACGAGCTCAGCTTCAAGATTTGGCAATGTGGCGGCAAAATGGTTGATGCACCGTGCTCTCGCGTTGGGCATGTCTACCGAGGGTATGCACCGTTCCCAAATCCCAGAGGAAAGAATTTTGTTATCCGGAACTTCAAAAGGGTAGCAGAAGTGTGGATGGATGAATATAAGCAGTTCCTGTACGAAAGAAATCCTGAGTTTGACAAAACTGATGCGGGCGATCTGACGGAACGGAAAGCTTTGAGAGAGAAGCTTCAGTGCAAACCTTTCAGGTGGTTTTTGGAAGAGGTTGCTCCAGATATTCTATTGAAATACCCAACGCGTGATCCAAGCCCATTTGCTTCTGGAACAGTGCGAAGTTTGGCTAACCCGAAGTTGTGTTTGGATTCAATTAATCATGGTGAAAAGGAGCCAGTTGGACTATTCGAATGCGCTGCAAATAAGACCCATCCGCAGCAAAACCAACGTTTAATATTGTCTTACTTTCGCGATATTCGAATCGCCAGCGTTGATAAATGTCTGGACGCCGAGGGTATTGGTGCTGAAGTGATCATGTATAATTGTCATGAATCTCAGGGCAATCAGCTTTTTAAATACGACATC GAAAACCAAGCTATTATACACGGAATGCCCGAGTGGAATCAGTGCCTCGATCTCGTGGGACGGAAAGTAATAATTTCAGTGTGTGATCACAGGAAGAAGACACAACGGTGGGAGTGGGGTTTTGTGAATGAGACGAACTTGAATAATTGGAAATCATATGGGTCAGAACTTCTGCCTTAG